The DNA segment ACGATGCCGTCCCAGACATAGGCGCCATCCTCCAGTTGGCGGGTGATCGCCTTGATCTCGGCCCAGCGCTGTTCGCCCTGGCGAGTGAGGATGCGGCCCTGCCACGACCAGTCACTGTCGGTGTCCAGCGCCTGATCCTGGGTCTGGTGGTAACTGGCTCTGTCGTCGGGATGCACCAGACTGCGCAAGCCCATGTCACGGTGCGCGATGGCGGCCGGCGCGTAACCGACCAGACTCTCGCTGCCCTCACTGATGTAGGCGAAATCGATCTGCCCGGTTACCGCCGCCCGCTCCAGACGGAACACCAGTCCCGGCACGTTGGCGGCGATGCCTTGCAAGCGCGCTTCACTTTCCTGCAACGCAGCCAGAGCGCGACGCCGTTCGGTGACGTCGGTGAGATAAACCACCAGATACTCACTGTCGCGAAAGCGCAGAAAACTCAGCGAGACGTCCGCCGGCAGGATGCTGCCATCAGCGCGCACGCAACTGGTTTCAAAGCTCAGCGGCCCTTCCTCACTGGCCCGCGCGCGTTTCCACAGGTTGAGCCAGCGGTCCATGTGCAGACCGGGTTCAAAGTCGATCAGCGGCCGCTCGATCAGCGCTCCCTGTGGATAACCGAGCATGTGTTCCGCCGCGCGGTTCGCGTAGCGCACATGGCTGTCCCAGTTGACCCAGAGAATGCCGACGGTGCTTTGATCGATGGAAAACTGGGTCAGGCGCAAGGCTTCTTCGCTGGCCGCGCGCAGGGCAATATCTTCCCGGGCCGCCAGCAGGCGCTGTTCGAGGCTATGTTGCTGGCGTCGCTGCCAGACCACGATGGCCACACAACTGAGCAGCAACACGGCAAACAGCAGACTGAGGTTCTGCCAGAACCCCGGCGATTCGGTGAGCCGCGGGTACTTGGGTTGCAGCCATTGGTTGTGCAGGCGCTCCAGATCCTTGGCCGGGATCGCCCGCAAGGCACTTTCGATAATCCCGGCCAACTGTGGCCAGTCCCTCCGCGTGGCAACTCGCAACAGCTGCGGCAAGCCGATATCGCCGACCACCACCAGCCCGGCGAACTCCGGCTCGGCGGACAATCGCCCGAGTTGCGCTTCGTCCACCACGGCGTAGGACGCTTGCTGAGTCAACAACAGTTGCAACGCCTGACGCTCCAGCGGCACGCCTTGCAGATTCAGGTGCGGATAATTGCTGCGCAAATAATCGGCGGTGACGCTGGGCATACGCACGGCGACGCGGGACAGGCTGTCGAGCTTTTCCAGCTCGACCACGCCGCCGCTCTTCTGATCGCTGACCACCAGTTGCGGCACACGCATGTAAGGATCGGAAAACAGCCACAGGCGCAGTGCCTCCGGGGTCTGGGTCAAGCCCGGGGCGATGTCGATTTCACCTTCGCGAGCGGCCTCCTCCAGTTGCGTCAGATCCTGAAAATTGCGCCAGCTCAGATCGACATTCAGGGTTTTGGCCAGTGACTTCATCAATTCGACATTGGCCCCGGACAAGCGCTGCAGACGCCGGTCGTACTGCGCGTACGGTGCCTGCAAGACCAGACCGACGCGCAGCTCTCGGTGCTGCGCCAGCC comes from the Pseudomonas sp. RSB 5.4 genome and includes:
- a CDS encoding transporter substrate-binding domain-containing protein, with the protein product MMRFCCLWVIGWLCFPLMGWAASAPAAHAALLTPGEQQWLAQHRELRVGLVLQAPYAQYDRRLQRLSGANVELMKSLAKTLNVDLSWRNFQDLTQLEEAAREGEIDIAPGLTQTPEALRLWLFSDPYMRVPQLVVSDQKSGGVVELEKLDSLSRVAVRMPSVTADYLRSNYPHLNLQGVPLERQALQLLLTQQASYAVVDEAQLGRLSAEPEFAGLVVVGDIGLPQLLRVATRRDWPQLAGIIESALRAIPAKDLERLHNQWLQPKYPRLTESPGFWQNLSLLFAVLLLSCVAIVVWQRRQQHSLEQRLLAAREDIALRAASEEALRLTQFSIDQSTVGILWVNWDSHVRYANRAAEHMLGYPQGALIERPLIDFEPGLHMDRWLNLWKRARASEEGPLSFETSCVRADGSILPADVSLSFLRFRDSEYLVVYLTDVTERRRALAALQESEARLQGIAANVPGLVFRLERAAVTGQIDFAYISEGSESLVGYAPAAIAHRDMGLRSLVHPDDRASYHQTQDQALDTDSDWSWQGRILTRQGEQRWAEIKAITRQLEDGAYVWDGIVWDISESKRIELELAASREQLRELSAHLESVREEEKARIAREVHDELGQMLTVLKLETSMCELAYAQLDPGLNERLNSMKRLIAQLFQLVRDVATALRPPILDAGIASAIEWQARRFEARTQIPCLVQVPDNLPALSDAKAIGLFRILQEALTNVMRHAQAHTVELTLVLEGDELCLTVSDDGVGFVAAADRPTSFGLVGMRERVLIMGGRLLLESEPGEGTSLHVWVPVSEV